One Pongo pygmaeus isolate AG05252 chromosome 10, NHGRI_mPonPyg2-v2.0_pri, whole genome shotgun sequence genomic window carries:
- the NOPCHAP1 gene encoding NOP protein chaperone 1 — MEVHGKLQASPSCSSPTRDSSGVPVSKELLTAGSDGRGGIWDRLLINSQPKSRKTSTLQTVRIERSPLLDQVQTFLPQMARANEKLRKEMAAAPPGRFNIENIDGPHGKVIQMDVALFEMNQSDSKEADSSEESSQDSSENSSESEDEDESIPSEVTIDNIKLPNSEGGKGKIEVLDSPASKKKK, encoded by the exons ATGGAGGTTCATGGCAAGCTCCAGGCTAGCCCGAGTTGTTCGTCGCCCACCCGGGATTCCTCAGGAGTCCCAGTGTCCAAGGAGCTGCTGACGGCGGGAAGCGACGGCCGCGGAG GTATATGGGACAGGCTGCTCATCAACTCCCAACCTAAGTCCAGAAAGACCTCCACTCTTCAAACAGTTCGGATAGAGAGGAGTCCCT TATTGGACCAGGTACAGACCTTTCTCCCACAGATGGCACGGGCAAATGAAAAGCTAAGAAAAGAAATGGCAGCTGCACCACCTGGTCGTTTCAATATTGAAAACATTGATGGGCCTCATGGTAAAGTTATACAAATG GATGTGGCTTTGTTTGAGATGAATCAGTCGGATTCAAAAGAAGCGGACAGTTCAGAAGAGAGTTCACAAGACAGTTCAGAGAACAGTTCAGAATCAGAGGACGAAGATGAGAGCATCCCATCTGAAGTCACCATAGATAACATTAAGCTTCCCAATTCTGAAGGTGGAAAAGGCAAGATTGAAGTTTTGGACAGTCCagcaagtaaaaaaaagaaatag